The Nerophis lumbriciformis linkage group LG03, RoL_Nlum_v2.1, whole genome shotgun sequence genome includes the window gaaatttttgaatgaaagaaacagctcttCTGAATGTATgctgaatttttttatatattcttCCAAATTTATGTGTGATTAATGAAATAATTCCAAATttacaagttttgttgtagatggTGCTACATGTGTACAGAATAAACTATATGatgttagtacaaaccccgtttccatatgagttgggaaattgtgttagatgtaaatatatacggaatacaatgatttgcaaacccatattcagttgaatatgctacaaagacaacatatttgatgttcaaactgataaacattttttttttttttgcaaataatcattaactttagaatttgatgccagcaacacgtgacaaagaagttgggaaaggtggcaataaatactgataaagttgaggaatgctcatcaaacacttatttggaacatcccacaggtgaacaggcaaattgggaacaggtgggtgccatgattgggtataaaagtggattccatgaaatgctcagtcattcacaaacaaggatggagcgagggtcaccactttgtcaacaaatgcgtgagcaaattgttgaacagtttaagaaaaacctttctcaaccagctattgcaaggaatttagggatttcaccatctacggtccgtaatatcatcaaagagttaagagaatctggagaaatcactgcacgtaagcagctaagcccgtgaccttcgatccctcaggctgtactgcatcaacaagcgacatcagtgtgtaaaggatatcaccacatgggctcaggaacacttcagaaacccactgtcagtaactacagttggtcgctacatctgtaagtgcaagttaaaactctcctatgcaaggcaaaaaccgtttatcaacaacacccagaaacgccgtcggcttcgctgggcctgagctcatctaagatggactgatacaaagtggaaaagtgttctgtggtctgacgagtccacatttcaaattgtttttggaaactgtggacgttgtgtcctccggaccaaagaggaaaagaaccatccggattgttataggcgcaaagttgaaaagccagcatctgtgatggtatgggggtgtattagtgcccaagacatgggtaacttacacatctgtgaaggcgccattaatgctgaaaggtacatacaagttttggagcaacatatgttgccatccaagcaacgttaccatggacgcccctgcttattttagcaagacaatgccaagcaacgtgttacatcaacgtggcttcatagtaaaagagtgtgggtactagactggcctgcctgtagtccagacctgtctcccattgaaaatgtgtggcgcattatgaagcctaaaataccacaacggagacccccagactgttgaacaacttaagctgtacatcaagcaagaatgggaaagaattccacctgagaagcttaaaaaatgtgtctcctcagttcccaaacgtttactgagtgttgttaaaaaaagaccatgtaacacagtggtgaacatgccctttcccaacaactttggcacgtgttgcagccatgaaattctaagttaattattatttgcaaaaaaaaaattaagtttatgagtttgaacatcaaatatcttgtctttgtagtgcattcaattgaatatgtgttgaaaaggatttgcaaatcattgtattccgttttttgggcttcacggtggcagaggggttagtgcatctgcctcacaatacgaaggtcctgagtagtcttgggttcatgcaaactttctgtgtggagtttgcatgtcctccccgtgactgcgtgggttccctccgggtactccggcttcctcccacctccaaagacatgcacctggggataagttgattggcaacactaaattggccctagtgtgtggatgtgagtgtgaatgttgtctgtctatctgtgttggccctgcgatgaggtggcgacttgtccagggtgtacaccgccttccgcccgattgtagctgagataggctccagcgccccccgcgaccccaaaagggaataagcggtagaaaatggatggatggatggacaatttcccaactcatatggaaacggggtttgtacatcagttGAAGAAAATgggtaaattacattaataacatcctgtaatttgagttTGATATTAATTATTCTATAttctgaaaaaaatataaaaattacacCAATtgaagcattttaaaactctgccagactcaattccacctagTCGACTGATGGATATTATCACAACAACAAATAGACTACtaataactgcaacatgtaagtgtaaaaaaaacaaaaacactacaatttatatattttcagattgcgcttgttctattttttaacacagaaaacaatctgaagttatctttatttttaagttatcatgccatgattttaccggtccggcccacttgggaatagattttcctccatgtggcccctgagctaaaatgagtttgacacccctgtgttaaaaCGACGTTGAGAACTTGCTCAATTAggccctgacgttgagcaactcaatcataacgttgaaacaacataaccTTTaagcaatgttgggttctaacgttgatttgacaattgaattttggtcatttcccaaccaaaattctacaacacaaatacaatgttgaaacaaaaagttttttgacgacgtttattcaatgtcaggttgtgatgtcgattttaacattgaaatttggtcatttcccaaccaacaaacgTGGGTCAAATGTTGGACACCAACATTgtgtcaatttacaaatacaactattttgcaacattgtttcaaaatCGCTTTTAAAGGACGTGTATGTATAACCAACATTGCATCAATGTCCTGTGCCTGCCGGGTACCccacgtagctcgcccaaagttGACGCAAAAGTCGCATTCAGGTCATATTTCCCCTTAGAcctgagctgggcaaatattttgacttgggggccacattgagagaagaaaatgtgtctgggcgGGCCAATGTGTATGCGTGTGTAAATTATACGTACAGAAATCTGCTGTACaattttgggtcccttttttcaggaacactaataccaaaagtcacagtgtccgatagaattctaaaaacagaccacctcaaaaaaaacgaATGGaactttacagttttttactgaatcagacatacttgccaaccttgagacctccgatttcgggaggtggggggtgggggcgtggtcgggggtggggcagggcgtggttgggggcgtggttaagaggggaggagtatattgacaactagaattcaccaagtcaagaatttcataaatatatatatatatatatatatatatatatatatatatatatatgtatgtgtgggaaaaaaaatcacaagactatttcatctctaatatcatatatatatatatatatatatatatatatatatatatatatatatatatatatatatatatcctgaaaatatgcaaacaaaactgtgtttagataattgatacttcaaacttgcataaataaatattaaggaatataacataacttggtttctgagagcttcaaaatataatgaataaaatgtagggtgtaccccgccttccgcccgattgtagctgagataggctccagcgccccccacgaccccgaagggactaagcgatagaaaatggatggatggaaaatgctaaagttgttgataaacaagcaattattttaataattaaatatggtcattttaaatgaattattatgataatttaaaatgaattatttcaaatatgtttattttaatgtataattctttgactggatgtaataaggagtcagaaaaaatacaaataaaaatacaataaatgttgatgtttttagcaaaatatagtaaaattgtatttttttttattttttttaattaataaatatatttttttttaggtaagataaacataataatacaatttatctctaggcttgatgatttatttcttgtcaccctgttgtcctcccgtcatgaaaaaaggctgtcctcactcaggtccgcatggagctggagggggcgtggcctccagctccggctgaaaatcgggagattttcgggagaatatttgtcccgggaggttttcgggagaggcgctgaatttcgggagtctcccggaaaattcgggagggttggcaagtatggaatcaGACAACCAAAATGcacattaactatgaacaataaaacactgaatattaacattatatgaacatcgctcttctattacttctcagaccagctcctcgatagacatattttacaatcaagcaaaacacaacaaaatataacaaacagcaaaatatgaatgcaaagtgtaataaacacctacaatatgatatattatcacttttatgcagaaatttgttgtaaaaattcgggctggctgctccgaAAACAAGCCCCACCCACTCTGCTTTATTCCTCgtttgagctgctgtgacgtagatgaccgtaataactcgtataacacccaaaagcgcagatttcaaccattgaaatactttctatagttcaagacttacggtcatttaaaaacagcactgcacatcataatggcggctacagttttgatattaaagaaataaaaaaattatatagaaCATCCGGCGGGCTGGATTGAAAATCCTAATGGGTCGTatgtggcccacgggccgtatttTTCACAGCCTTAGACTGAAGTCATGTTGGAAAAGATCAGATTTCAATCGGATTCGGACCACTCACTAATTTGGACAGAGTCTTATGCAaaaagatttgaagcactttggagcattcaGGCGACACCtaagggcaaaaaaaatcagatttggcgtAATTTCataattaggtcctgacgttttTATTGGAAAATTGCTTCGGTTTTCGGGAGACAAAACCCACAGTGGGATTCTCAAACTAAGTGTGTGTTGTGGTCCCACCTTGGTGATGGAGTTCATGGCCACCAGCCATGTGATGAAGCTCTGATCCCTGGTGATGTGGGTCAGCATCGGCGTGTTGCTGTTGCTGATGGGAACGGCCCACGTCACGCTTGGATAGAAGTTGTCATTCATGCTGACCGTCAGGCGGGACGGTTTCGAGGTAGGGCCGGATAGGGTGACCGTTTCGGTGGTGTTTCCGTACCAGGGATAGCTGACGCCGTCCGAGTCGCTGATGGCCTTGACCCGACCCTCTCGCAGCTCCGGCAACTCCCAACTGGACCTTTGTGTGGTAGGTGAAAAAGAATACCCGATGAGTGCTTTTGCATATGAAAATAAACCTCTctcaggtaacactttagtatggggaacaaattctaagaaagacttacaaaccctgtttccatttgagttgggaaattgtgttagatgtaaatataaacggaatacaatgatttgcaaatcattttcaacccatattcagttgaatatgctacaaagacaacatatttgatgttcaaactgataaactttttttttttttgcaaataatcattaactttagaatttgatgccagcaacacgtgacaaagaagttgggaaaggtggcaataaatactgataaagttgacgaatgctcatcaaacacttatttggaacatcccacacgtgaacaggcaaattgggaacaggtgggtgccatgattgggtttaaaagtagattccatgaaatgctcagtcattcacaaacaaggatggggcgagggtcaccactttgttaacaaatgcgtgagcaaattgttgaacagtttaagaaaaatctttctcaaccagctattgcaaggaatttagggatttcaccatctacggtccgtaatatcatcaaagggttcagagaatctggagaaatcactgcatgtaagcagctaagcccgtgaccttcgatccctcaggctgtactgcatcaacaagcgacatcagtgtgtaaaagatatcaccacatgggctcaggaacacttcagaaacccactgtcagtaactacagttggtcgctacatctgtaagtgcaagttaaaactctcctatgcctggcgaaaaccgtttatcaacaacacccagaaacgctgtcggcttcgctgggcctgagctcatctaagactgatacaaagtggaaaagtgttctgtggtctgacgagtccacatttcaaattgtttttggaaactgtggacgtcgtgtcctccggaccaaagaggaaaagaaccatctggattgttataggcgcaaagttgaaaagccagaatctgtgatggtatgagggtgtattagtgcccaagacatgggtaacttacacatctgtgaaggcgccattaatgctgaaaggtacatacaggttttggagcaacatatgttgccatccaagcaacgttaccatggacgcccctgcttatttcagcaagacaatgtcaagccacgtgttacatcaacgtggcttcatagtaaaagagtgcgggtactagactggcctgcctgtagtccagacctgtcttccattgaaaatgtgtggcacattatgaagcctaaaataccacaacggagacccccagactgttgaacaacttaagctgtacatcaagcaagaatgggaaagaattccacctgagaagcttaaaaaatgtgtctcctcagtttccaaatgtttactgagtgtttttaaaaggaaaggccatgtaacacagtggtgaacatgcccattcccaactactttggcacgtgttgcagccatgaaattctaagtcaatgattatttgcaaaaaaaaaataaagtttatgactttgaacatcaaatatcttgtctttgtagtgcattcaattgaatatgggttgaaaaggatttgcaaatcaatgtattccgtttatatttacatctaacacaatttcccaactcatatggaaacggggtttgtaattaagagttatttggacactaggggaacatattgtaagtaacaaagacctaatttagagttatttggttagggttagggttagggttagagggttaagattagggttagggttagagggttagagggttaagattagggttagggttagagggttagggttaaggttagggttgtggctatgcagaataaggcattaataagtatgactaattaagagccaatatgttactaatttgcatgttgataagcaactaattaatggtgaatatgttccccatactaaggtgTTACCCTCTCCCATGTACTGCACTTACATGCCAATGTCACTGTATGTGTTGTAAAACTCCATTTGGGTGCACGCTTGGATCCAGCCCACCACCCAAGTTTCATTCCGGGGCACTGGCGGCATGACAACTCCTGCTGAGGCTCTGAAGTACGGCGTCTTGTAGCGAAGCACGATGGGCGAGTTCTCCTCGATGACGGTGGGGCACTGGTCGATGGAGGCTGACACCTCGTACACCACGATATTCTCCCGTCTGATGCGGGGCTTGCACGCGATGCTTTGAATACATCCCATGGTGCAGGTGaccagcagagtgaacaaaaaccAAGGGAGCAAATGACGCCTGGCTAACATGCACATCAGTCCCCCTCCAGGTTCCAGCCTTGCCTGAAAACGGCTTTTTAAAAGCGCCTCAGAGCTAGAAAAGTGGGAAAGCAGTCAGGATTCATCCGCCATCGAATCAGCTGGGATATATTGGGGATGCTGTGGAGGTGGTGTAGGGGTTAAGGGGGGGAGTACCGCGGATCACTGCAGCCTCCTCTTCCCCCAGGTCTGCCTGCTGACTGCCGCACTGCCCTTGGCGCTCGTCCCCACAAGCTGCGATCTGCTGCGGCCGAGTGTCCGCCGTGCGTCCGCCGGCTCCTTTATTCCTCTGCACTCGGCTCCGCGCCGCTGTCATGTCAGGAGGCAACAGGGGGGCAAGCCAGGTGCGCCAGCCAGACGAAGGTGGTGGGGTGGGTGGGGAGGACGCCTTTTGTTCGCCTGGCGCTACATCCGTGCGGGGTCCTCAAAAGATAAACCTCTGCATCGCTTTGACCTAAATGAAAAGGATCTCCATCAAACGAGCCGGGGAGGTTTGTGATGGAGAGACGCAGGCTATTTTAAAGCGGTCTTCTTCCATTCTGACAGATGCATGAATGATAAACGAGGtgcaaaattgtgacaatgtCTACCCTAAAAGCATCATCTGCTCGGTGCGGTTCGCCTCGGTGGGTTATTTGCTTTTGGAGATGCTGATGCTGGAAAGACATGGGAGTGGCGTCACCCGACCTCTTgtttggagagaaaaaaacacacacacacacacacgcccgtgACGTCACAGCAAACCGTGCGCTCATTGGCCCGGCGAGCTCCATTGCGGAAGTGGTGGCCTTTGGTTCTCTTTCACACGTACAGTGACACGCCATTCGACGACTCGGCGCCGGGCTTTACTCTCCTTCGCGCTTGACCGGTGCGGTTCACTTTCCCCGGACCCCGCGTGGCCGTTTTTTTATGCTCGGTCGTTTGGTTAGTAACGTAGCACAGAGGCTGCCGAGCGTGTCGATGATGACGAAGCCGCAGGTTGTGTTCGTGCTGGGCGGGCCTGGCGCCGGCAAAGGGACCCAGTGCGCCAAAATCGTGGAGGTAGGCTACAAAGAGATGGCGGGAGTAGAACAAAATCAACCCAAGCTTTAGCCAGACATGAGTAAAGAATAATTGGTGGATGTCAGGATCAGCGTGGGTAAGTATAAACCGCAGCGTCTTTGACTTCCGGTTGTCCTCTAAAATCAACCTGTGCTTTAGCGAGCTAGCTAGCAGCCTTGCTAGTTGGCTACTTTGCATTTGCACAGCATCCGTGTGAcgtctaaaaatacattttaactactcatcaaattaataaagagCCCTAGAACGGACCAAAATCACAACTATTGTATAGTAgtagctagggctgggcgatatggcctttttttaatatctcgatatttttaggccatatcgcgatacacgatatatatctcgatattttgccttagccttgaatgaacacttgatgcatataatcacagcagtatgatgattctatgtgtctacattaaaacattcttgttcatactgcattaatatatcatacctgccaactactccggttttcccgtaattcgtacggttttcatcaacctattccgggttacggttgcagtgataaaaaatacggtttttcattaattaaaaaaaaaaaaagggtgaaaactacgcgaattacaccttgtgcagacaagatttttcgatcggacacggaggaattagcgatgtaaaagaccacgttgggacaaaaaaacacaagtctaatgccgttgctagcgatacaagtggaaaactttcaacgtttttcgtcgcccaaacagattctttggatgtgataaatgccgaagttttatttacggaggcaataattgagcatggatttccaatcgcactggctgatcacatgggacagttaaatgtttgtaatgcaacctttaaaaatcattacgcggtgatcgcggtcccaaaaataaacttttcttgcatgataatgtccagaaaaattcgctttatattactatagagtccttttaacgaatgagtttgatggtttatcacaaactttaaatgaaagaagtcctttgttctcctgcaccatgcatatgcgctttggccttgcttcgtgtttggtgcgcaatcctgtcggctgtatttcacagcacgacatactgttaaaagtgtttatactatttatgctttcaagtccaagttgaagaaatcttgttaaatgttgacagcataactaccaaaatacagaagtatgtccttaatatttttgcagtgctatttctgttgaaaagttcaaatgattacattagagatgtgatgtgccacttttcaagtgtctgatggcttcaattaattttcattaatttttcatattttgaattcttttgaaaggcttacaaaaaaactacatttgaattgtaattccatgctattgacaggactattaattttaatgaagttagcttaccatgtttacagtatgataattgtgatagaaatgtgaattttaggcacagaatattttttacaattgaacaaggctgtagattatacaagcttggacagaaagttaataatgacaccaattttttttttaatggaattgtttagtactgttttaccatttgtttactgtaaaaagtgtttatactgtttatactttcaattaacaaattgaagtcttgtgaaaggttgacaggataactggcattaactgtcaaaataatttcaaactattgcagttagcttacagaataaacatgccaatcaacccatatgatttttgctgtaatatttttgttttgaaaagtcactgtgactgatagaaaagtgatggttttagcaacattttaacctgtctgaatgctaataatcattttgcgtcggggggcgaagccctgaaccctaccccaggactttgtcctggacctaccggggcctgcggcccttggaccctggctactaggtttttctgatttcaaaagttggcaggtatgatatatgctcattttaaactttcatgcagagagggaaatcacaactaagtcaatttagcaaaactgtatttattaaacagttattaagcagtggcacaaacattcatgtcatttccaaaacagaaagtgcaagattgccagagacattttaaaacaagctataagtgtcacataaaaatgagctgcttatcaaatagtatatgtcctacggtgttggtGTGGAAATAGaagcttcggcatttagttggtgtggcaccgaacggagacgttgacatgtaaagacatattcccgcttgaagccaaaccaccgtcagacgatggaccccgtgctgtttttcttgggtattaattcttcctccatttgttacgagattcgcaccttctttctctcgtattaccactctaactacaccgttagctgttagcatcacagctaacgttactatgtcgctacctgtctgggaGCGTGTGACgatgctcacgtgacagtatgtgacgtatgtaagaaggtgcgcttgttttagtctctgtgagaaacgcatgcagtttaatgccccgcagctaaaagcaactgcgtgagaacgtatactcgaatatcacgatata containing:
- the fam78ba gene encoding protein FAM78B, with product MCMLARRHLLPWFLFTLLVTCTMGCIQSIACKPRIRRENIVVYEVSASIDQCPTVIEENSPIVLRYKTPYFRASAGVVMPPVPRNETWVVGWIQACTQMEFYNTYSDIGMSSWELPELREGRVKAISDSDGVSYPWYGNTTETVTLSGPTSKPSRLTVSMNDNFYPSVTWAVPISNSNTPMLTHITRDQSFITWLVAMNSITKERIVLQTVRWRMRVDIAVDPDMPLGSRASLVGRPYQEQPHILNYQEPIPPNALGRPNANDAQVLMWRPRRGAPLVVIPPK